A genomic segment from Conger conger chromosome 2, fConCon1.1, whole genome shotgun sequence encodes:
- the waplb gene encoding wings apart-like protein homolog, translating into MTSRFGKTYSRKGGDGSSKFDEVLSNKRATLSTKWGETTYKAQLGSKRPSVRSEVPELAKRPRPAEDEGSDDPFGFDSDEDSKPVTSRSVPQPKAAPAKPAASSDPPWLERPGLASEPNSWVSQPASVEAVAPSRVASAPGGEKIAQRFTDDFNSTAAGKASQTRSYESSEKHSYSWYKNASESDKKPVSQTTALKTQAKDPLDSWSSIMAIRSTSPSAEPRDPPPTWTPRQGLEPKASGAKDDSPSSDPDSDLAHKPASGEAGHGDCEASAMETSEYEDHAQSLLRPSNCRTYHRPNKGKTGAGGEGPNSSGGPAQPKTNSVAESKPGGRGRTRDYTVLHPSCLSVCNVTIQDSIERSMEEFIGTTSADPGEAGRLRKKTETTPTKPTRFRPTQSKSKKETKLEFFGFEENEGLEVEGDPTASGSTNYKIKYFGFDDLSESDSDEDEDTQSRRAKKKAAALAMSMSDSPQPSDSQDSQASTNTDILEFSDDPGLTLPEVQKRSQGKQSEKSKDGGRKIFSGPKKSPTKAVYNARHWNRPEAEELPPPLSRSQTAPASLSGGSKETNSHKKDDGVFKAPPPPPKVIKSVTIPTEPYQDIVTALKCRKEHKELYTVVQHVKHFNDVVEFGENQEFTDDFEYLATGLKSGQPLNTRCLSVISLATRCAMPSFRMHLRARGKVANVFKTLNDAPQHPNLALCTASLMYILSRDRLNMDLDRASLDLMIRLLEMEQDDTADDQLTAKEMGKVKEKIRKLCETVHNKHLDLENITTGHLAMETLLSLTSKRAGDWFKEELRLLGGLDHIVDKVKECVENLSQEDDKENLVASLWGAERCLRVLESVTVHNPENQSYLIAYKESQLIMSSAKGLRHCEEMIQRYSREVNSSRSSSGAALPHCSHSNVGKAVEDCMRAIIGVLLNLTHDNEWGSTKTGEQDDLIVTALHCVLRVPQFLPQEQRFDIRVLGLGLLINLVEYSSRNRHCLVEMELDTTTPFETSVCLTEGEALKSGGMLNAIAALVQLFLQRERAAVLAEAETDDFINDAPKPQLDQSGEWQETSGEIQWVASENNTNADNDNDKKKDNKKEEEEEELDLNKALQHAGKHMEDSIVASYTALLLGCLCQGSPMNVTTVRENLPKGDFSIMTEMLKKFLNFMNLTCDVGTTGQKSISRVIDYLEHC; encoded by the exons ATGACATCAAGATTTGGCAAAACCTACAGCAGGAAGGGAGGGGACGGGAGCTCCAAGTTCGACGAGGTCCTGTCCAACAAGAGGGCCACTCTCAGTACCAAATGGGGCGAGACCACCTACAAGGCCCAGCTGGGCTCCAAGCGGCCCAGCGTCAGGTCGGAGGTCCCCGAGCTCGCCAAGCGGCCCAGGCCCGCCGAGGACGAGGGCTCGGACGACCCCTTCGGCTTCGACAGCGACGAGGACTCAAAGCCGGTCACCTCCCGCAGCGTCCCTCAGCCCAAGGCCGCCCCCGCCAAGCCGGCCGCTTCCTCCGACCCGCCCTGGCTGGAGAGGCCCGGCCTGGCGTCGGAGCCCAACAGCTGGGTCAGCCAGCCGGCCAGCGTGGAGGCCGTGGCCCCCAGCAGGGTGGCCTCGGCCCCGGGCGGCGAGAAGATCGCGCAGAGGTTCACGGACGACTTCAACAGCACCGCTGCAG GCAAGGCATCACAGACGCGGTCCTACGAAAGCTCTGAAAAGCACAGCTACTCCTGGTACAAGAATGCCTCAGAAAGCGACAAGAAGCCCGTCTCCCAGACCACCGCTCTGAAGACACAGGCCAAGGACCCGTTGGACAGCTGGAGCTCCATCATGGCCATCCGCTCCACCTCCCCCAGCGCGGAGCCCAGAGACCCCCCTCCCACGTGGACCCCCAGGCAGGGCCTCGAGCCCAAAGCCTCGGGCGCCAAGGACGACTCGCCGAGCTCCGACCCGGATTCCGACCTCGCCCACAAGCCGGCGAGCGGCGAGGCGGGGCATGGCGACTGCGAGGCCTCCGCTATGGAGACGTCCGAGTACGAGGACCACGCCCAGTCCCTCCTCCGGCCCTCCAACTGCCGGACCTACCACCGGCCCAACAAGGGCAAGACGGGCGCCGGCGGGGAGGGCCCCAACAGCAGCGGAGGCCCGGCCCAGCCCAAGACCAACAGCGTCGCGGAGAGCAAGCCGGGCGGGAGGGGCCGGACGAGAGACTACACGGTGCTGCACCCGTCCTGCCTGTCCGTCTGCAACGTCACCATCCAGGACTCCATCGAGAGGAGCATGGAGGAGTTCATCGGAACCACCTCCGCCGACCCGGGGGAGGCCGGCCGCCTGAGGAAGAAGACCGAGACGACCCCCACCAAACCCACCAG GTTCAGGCCCACGCAGAGCAAGTCCAAGAAGGAGACCAAGCTGGAGTTCTTCGGGTTCGAGGAGAACGAGGGcctggaggtggagggggaccCCACGGCCTCGGGCAGCACCAACTACAAGATCAAGTACTTCGGCTTCGACGACCTGAGCGAGAGCGACAGCGACGAGGACGAGGACACCCAGAGCAGGAGGGCCAAGAAGAAGGCCGCTGCCCTGGCCATGTCCATGAGCGACAGCCCGCAGCCCAGCGACTCCCAGGACAGCCAGGCCAGCACTAACACAG ATATTCTGGAATTCTCCGATGACCCAGGTCTCACATTACCGGAAGTGCAGAAGAGGTCACAGGGAAAACAATCGGAGAAATCCAAGGACGGCGGCAGGAAGATTTTCAGCGGCCCGAAAAAG TCTCCCACGAAAGCGGTTTATAACGCCAGACACTGGAACCGGCCGGAAGCAGAGGAGCTGCCCCCGCCCCTGTCTCGCTCACAAACTGCCCCG GCCAGTCTGTCAGGCGGCAGCAAGGAGACCAACTCCCACAAGAAAGACGACGGGGTGTTCAAAGCCCCGCCGCCCCCGCCCAAAGTCATCAAGTCCGTCACCATCCCCACCGAGCCCTACCAGGACATCGTCACCGCACTGAAATGCAGGAAAGAGCACAAGGAG CTGTACACTGTTGTCCAGCACGTTAAGCACTTCAACGACGTGGTGGAGTTCGGAGAGAACCAGGAGTTCACAGACGACTTCGAGTATTTAGCTACAGGTCTGAAGAGTGGTCAGCCCCTCAACACGCGCTGCCTTAG TGTTATCAGCCTGGCTACGCGGTGCGCCATGCCCAGTTTCCGCATGCACCTGAGGGCCCGAGGGAAGGTCGCCAACGTCTTCAAAACCCTCAACGACGCTCCGCAGCACCCG AACCTGGCCCTGTGCACGGCGTCCCTGATGTACATCCTCAGCCGGGACCGGCTCAACATGGACCTGGACCGGGCCAGCCTGGACCTGATGATCCGGCTCCTGGAGATGGAGCAGGACGACACCGCGGACGACCAGCTGACCGCCAAGGAGATGGGCAAAGTGAAGGAGAAGATCCGCAAGCTGTGCGAGACGGTGCACAACAAGCACCTGGACCTGGAGAACATCACG ACTGGGCATCTGGCCATGGAGACCTTGCTGTCGTTGACGTCCAAGAGGGCCGGCGATTGGTTCAAAGAGGAACTCCGGCTTCTGGGCGGCCTTGACCACATCGTTGACAAAG TGAAAGAATGCGTGGAAAACCTCAGCCAAGAAGACGACAAGGAGAACCTGGTGGCGTCGTTATGGGGAGCCGAGAGGTGTCTACGAGTGCTGGAGAGC GTAACCGTTCACAACCCAGAGAACCAGAGCTACCTGATCGCCTACAAGGAGTCCCAGCTCATCATGTCCTCTGCAAA GGGCCTTCGGCACTGCGAGGAGATGATCCAGCGCTACAGCCGAGAGGTGAACAGCAGCCGGTCCTCCTCCGGGGCCGCCCTGCCCCACTGCAGCCACAGCAACGTGGGCAAGGCCGTGGAGGACTGCATGCGAGCCATCATCGGCGTGCTGCTCAACCTCACCCACGACAACG AGTGGGGCAGCACGAAAACGGGCGAGCAGGATGACCTGATCGTGACGGCGCTCCACTGCGTGCTGAGGGTCCCGCAGTTCTTACCTCAGGAGCAGAGATTCGACATCCGAGTGCTG ggcctGGGCCTCCTGATTAACCTGGTGGAGTACAGCTCTAGGAACAGGCACTGCCTGGTGGAGATGGAGCTGGACACGACCACGCCCTTCGAGACCTCGGTCTGCCTGACGGAGGGAGAGGCGCTGAAGTCCGGCGGGATGCTGAACGCCATCGCGGCTCTTGTGCAG CTCTTcctgcagagggagcgcgcGGCCGTGCTGGCCGAGGCGGAGACGGACGACTTCATCAACGACGCGCCCAagccccagctagaccagagcGGCGAGTGGCAGGAGACCTCCGGGGAGATCCAGTGGGTGGCCTCCGAGAACAACACCAACGCAGACAACGACAACGACAAGAAGAAGGACAacaagaaggaggaggaagaggaggagctggacCTGAACAAAG CTCTCCAGCACGCTGGGAAGCACATGGAGGACAGCATCGTGGCCTCGTACACTGCACTGTTATTGGGCTGTCTGTGCCAGGGGAGTCCA ATGAATGTCACTACTGTGAGGGAGAATTTACCTAAAGGCGATTTCTCGATAATGACCGAAATGCTAAAGAAGTTCTTAAATTTCATGAATCTGACA tgtgacGTAGGCACCACAGGGCAGAAGTCCATCTCTCGGGTCATTGACTATCTGGAGCACTGTTAG